A stretch of the Vagococcus entomophilus genome encodes the following:
- a CDS encoding S1 domain-containing RNA-binding protein: MSIEVGAKLAGKVSGITNFGAFIDLGEGKTGLVHISEVSNSYVKDIHDVLTVGDQVTVKVMSVGDDGKVGLSIRRTLEETKERPKKEYTRPHHSAPKKAAPQVAKKQDFDSLMSSFLKDSDDRLTSLKRNTEGKRGGRGGRRN; this comes from the coding sequence ATGTCAATTGAAGTAGGAGCAAAACTCGCTGGAAAGGTTTCGGGTATCACGAATTTTGGTGCTTTTATCGATCTAGGAGAAGGTAAAACTGGGTTGGTTCATATTAGTGAAGTTTCAAATAGTTATGTAAAAGATATTCACGATGTTTTAACAGTCGGAGATCAAGTGACAGTCAAGGTGATGTCTGTTGGTGATGATGGCAAAGTGGGATTATCAATTCGTAGAACACTAGAAGAAACAAAAGAAAGACCAAAAAAAGAGTATACTCGACCACATCATTCTGCTCCAAAGAAAGCTGCTCCACAAGTAGCGAAAAAACAAGATTTTGATTCGTTGATGAGTTCTTTTTTGAAAGATAGTGATGATCGTTTGACTTCTTTGAAAAGAAATACTGAAGGAAAACGTGGTGGACGCGGCGGACGTCGCAATTAA
- the dusB gene encoding tRNA dihydrouridine synthase DusB, protein MWKIGNVKIPNRVVVAPMAGISNAAFRVTVKEFGAGLVVCEMVSDKGIHFRNQKTLDMLHIEETEHPLSLQIFGGNKETLVEAAQFVEANTDVDIIDINMGCPVNKIIKAEAGAKWLLDPNKVYEMVEAVASAVKIPVTVKMRIGWDSEHVFAIENALAAEKAGAAAIAMHGRTRVQMYEGKANWEVLAKVKSKLSIPFMGNGDVKTPQDAKRMLDEVGCDGVMIGRAALGNPWMIYQTKHYLETGELVPEPSPRAKIATAKLHLQRLVDLKGEDIAVREFRQHAAYYLKGIPRAAKTKIAVNQTLKQEEMTEVLDEFVDKIEQSGILD, encoded by the coding sequence ATGTGGAAAATAGGCAATGTTAAAATCCCTAACCGAGTAGTGGTGGCTCCAATGGCAGGTATTAGCAATGCTGCGTTTCGTGTAACTGTGAAAGAGTTTGGTGCAGGTCTTGTGGTTTGCGAGATGGTGAGTGATAAGGGAATTCATTTTCGTAATCAAAAGACTTTGGATATGTTACATATTGAAGAAACAGAGCATCCACTCAGCTTGCAGATTTTTGGTGGCAACAAGGAAACATTGGTGGAAGCAGCACAATTTGTAGAAGCAAATACCGATGTGGATATTATTGATATTAATATGGGTTGTCCTGTGAATAAAATTATTAAGGCTGAGGCTGGGGCGAAATGGTTACTCGATCCGAACAAGGTGTATGAGATGGTCGAGGCGGTGGCTTCCGCTGTCAAAATTCCGGTGACGGTTAAAATGCGTATTGGTTGGGATTCGGAGCATGTGTTTGCAATCGAAAATGCATTAGCTGCTGAAAAAGCTGGTGCTGCCGCAATTGCGATGCATGGGCGCACGCGAGTACAGATGTATGAAGGAAAAGCAAACTGGGAAGTTTTGGCAAAAGTAAAAAGTAAGCTTTCGATTCCTTTTATGGGCAATGGTGATGTAAAGACTCCTCAAGATGCAAAACGGATGTTGGATGAAGTTGGTTGCGATGGGGTAATGATTGGAAGAGCTGCGCTAGGGAATCCGTGGATGATTTATCAAACAAAGCATTACCTAGAAACGGGCGAATTAGTACCAGAGCCTTCTCCTAGAGCAAAAATCGCGACTGCTAAACTACATCTACAAAGATTGGTTGATTTAAAAGGTGAAGATATTGCAGTTCGGGAATTTAGGCAGCATGCTGCTTACTATCTTAAAGGAATACCAAGAGCAGCTAAGACAAAGATAGCGGTCAATCAAACGTTAAAACAAGAAGAAATGACTGAAGTGTTGGATGAATTCGTGGATAAAATCGAACAAAGTGGCATTTTAGACTAA
- the hpt gene encoding hypoxanthine phosphoribosyltransferase translates to MLDQDIKKIIYSKEDIAKKTAELGQVLGEKYQGVNPLVVGILKGAVPFMADIVRSMNIPLEMDFMDVSSYGTGTVSSGEVKILKDLDTNVEGRDILIVEDIIDSGQTLKYLVELFKYRKAKSVQIVTLLDKVEGRLVDIKADYVGFNVPNEFVVGYGLDYAEAYRNLPYVGVLKPEIYETANE, encoded by the coding sequence ATGTTAGATCAAGATATAAAAAAAATTATTTATTCAAAAGAAGATATTGCCAAAAAAACAGCTGAATTGGGACAAGTTTTAGGCGAAAAGTATCAAGGGGTAAATCCTTTGGTAGTGGGAATCTTAAAAGGAGCAGTTCCTTTCATGGCTGACATTGTCCGTTCAATGAATATTCCGTTAGAGATGGATTTTATGGATGTTTCAAGTTATGGCACTGGCACAGTTTCATCCGGTGAAGTAAAAATTTTAAAAGATTTAGACACAAACGTGGAAGGTCGAGACATATTAATTGTCGAAGATATCATTGATAGTGGTCAAACTCTCAAATATTTGGTGGAGCTGTTTAAATATCGTAAAGCAAAATCCGTTCAGATTGTAACGCTTTTGGATAAAGTGGAAGGCAGATTAGTGGATATTAAAGCAGATTATGTAGGCTTTAATGTTCCTAATGAATTCGTTGTGGGATATGGACTTGACTATGCTGAGGCGTATCGTAATTTACCATACGTAGGCGTTTTAAAACCAGAAATTTATGAAACAGCAAATGAGTAA
- a CDS encoding putative polysaccharide biosynthesis protein — MTQTTSKLAKGTMILTITSLLVKILSAIYRVPFQNLVGDEGFYVYQQVYPIYGIAMTLALSGIPVFFSKIIAEKDNQLEKEEAIQTFYPLFVVLSLGLFLGTFFGGTCLARLMGDAKLSSLIRMTSFVFLLAPAVATYRGYFQGELQMAPTAISQLWEQVIRVATILLAAFFFTKTRMSLYQMGTWAISGAVLGIGAAYLVLVVYSRKQLKKEIRLPKITKMSKQSFKESVRNVKRFGYEGGVVCIYSAYLILFQLIDSFFIKNLLVRIGMSETQAKVTKGIFDRGQPLVQLGLVVATSLMAVYLPVLTKYYVTKRKEKFLFATSLYLRLTFVVGLAASCGLACILPFVNRGLFGSTAQNTALMIFVFAVFFMSLIQAYQTVFQSYSCLKPVLIAAFLGILGKLVAIVLLTKYFGINGASASTLLGLVCCVSVLHLCFKYSWKVTTFSAFFYLKLLLCIGIMGVILVLYKNGVGYLFGVNLKRMFALCLALMGVLIGATIFLLSILKLKVFSTREWLLIPYGKKLLSLKNRNGEKHEIR, encoded by the coding sequence ATGACACAAACAACCAGTAAATTAGCAAAGGGAACCATGATTTTGACGATTACCTCTTTACTCGTCAAAATTTTAAGTGCGATTTACCGTGTTCCTTTTCAAAACCTTGTTGGTGACGAAGGCTTTTATGTGTATCAACAAGTTTACCCTATTTATGGGATTGCCATGACACTTGCTTTGTCTGGAATCCCTGTGTTTTTTTCAAAAATCATTGCAGAAAAGGACAACCAACTAGAAAAAGAAGAAGCAATTCAGACATTCTATCCATTGTTTGTTGTGTTATCTTTAGGCTTGTTCCTCGGTACTTTCTTTGGAGGTACGTGTTTAGCCCGATTAATGGGGGATGCTAAGTTGAGTAGCTTGATTCGTATGACTTCTTTTGTTTTTTTGCTGGCACCAGCTGTCGCAACATACAGAGGGTACTTTCAAGGAGAGCTACAAATGGCACCTACAGCGATTTCTCAGCTCTGGGAACAAGTTATTCGTGTCGCAACAATATTACTGGCTGCCTTTTTCTTTACAAAAACTCGGATGTCGTTATACCAAATGGGCACGTGGGCAATCTCAGGTGCTGTGCTTGGGATTGGGGCTGCTTATCTGGTTTTAGTCGTGTATAGTCGCAAACAGCTAAAAAAAGAGATTCGTTTGCCAAAAATTACAAAAATGAGTAAACAGTCTTTCAAAGAAAGTGTGCGTAATGTCAAAAGGTTTGGCTATGAGGGTGGAGTAGTCTGCATTTACAGCGCATATCTGATTCTTTTTCAATTGATTGATTCTTTTTTTATCAAGAATTTACTGGTACGTATAGGTATGTCAGAAACTCAAGCGAAAGTTACGAAAGGAATCTTTGATCGAGGACAGCCTTTAGTCCAGTTGGGTCTAGTAGTTGCGACTTCTTTGATGGCGGTCTATTTACCTGTGCTAACAAAGTACTATGTGACAAAAAGAAAAGAAAAATTTTTGTTTGCAACTAGCCTGTATTTACGTTTGACATTTGTTGTGGGTCTTGCCGCCTCGTGTGGTCTTGCATGTATACTGCCTTTTGTCAATCGTGGGCTTTTTGGGAGTACGGCGCAAAACACTGCCTTAATGATTTTTGTTTTTGCTGTTTTTTTTATGTCACTGATTCAAGCTTATCAAACCGTTTTTCAAAGCTATAGTTGTCTGAAACCAGTTTTGATAGCAGCTTTTTTGGGGATTTTAGGAAAACTAGTGGCTATTGTCCTTTTGACAAAATATTTTGGTATCAACGGGGCTAGTGCCTCTACGCTATTAGGGCTAGTTTGTTGTGTGAGTGTACTGCATCTTTGTTTTAAATATTCTTGGAAAGTGACAACGTTTAGCGCATTTTTTTATTTGAAGCTCTTGCTATGTATCGGTATAATGGGAGTAATCCTTGTTTTATACAAGAATGGAGTGGGGTATTTATTTGGTGTCAATCTCAAGCGAATGTTTGCACTATGCCTGGCTCTAATGGGTGTTTTGATTGGGGCAACAATTTTTTTGCTTTCAATTTTAAAGTTAAAAGTGTTTAGCACAAGAGAATGGTTGTTGATACCTTATGGAAAAAAACTACTATCACTAAAAAATAGAAATGGAGAAAAACATGAGATTAGATAA
- the hslO gene encoding Hsp33 family molecular chaperone HslO — MSDYLIKALAFEGQIRAYAVRATDTVGVAQQKHETWSASSAALGRTMVASLLLGATVKGEDKLTVKVQGNGPGGAIVVDSDGSGNVKGYIQNPKVSLPLNNKGKIDVRGAVGTEGILSVTKDLGLKEPFTGQVPLVSGELGEDFAYYMANSEQVPSAVGLSVLVDTDETIKASGGFMIQVMPGATDETLAEVEKRIATIPLVSKLMDKGETPEQILERLLGAENIKILDKMPVQFKCDCSKEKFASAIITLGVKEIDSMIKEDHGAEAVCHFCGNKYLYTEKELEDLKQEIIKG; from the coding sequence ATGAGCGATTATTTAATCAAAGCATTGGCCTTTGAAGGGCAAATTAGAGCGTATGCTGTTCGTGCCACAGATACAGTGGGAGTAGCGCAACAAAAGCATGAGACTTGGAGCGCCTCTTCTGCAGCGCTTGGCAGAACGATGGTGGCTTCGCTTTTGCTTGGTGCAACAGTAAAAGGAGAAGACAAACTAACGGTCAAAGTTCAAGGGAATGGACCTGGCGGAGCGATAGTAGTTGACAGTGATGGTAGTGGAAATGTCAAAGGATATATCCAAAATCCTAAAGTCAGCCTTCCTTTAAATAATAAAGGGAAAATTGATGTACGCGGTGCAGTGGGGACAGAAGGTATTTTGAGTGTGACAAAAGATTTAGGACTTAAAGAACCCTTTACTGGTCAAGTCCCCCTTGTTTCAGGAGAGTTAGGAGAAGACTTTGCCTATTATATGGCGAACTCTGAGCAAGTTCCCTCAGCGGTTGGATTAAGTGTTTTAGTTGATACTGACGAAACGATTAAGGCCTCTGGTGGCTTTATGATTCAGGTAATGCCAGGAGCAACGGATGAGACGCTTGCGGAGGTTGAAAAGAGAATCGCAACGATTCCTCTGGTTTCCAAGTTGATGGACAAAGGGGAAACGCCAGAGCAAATTCTAGAGCGACTTTTAGGTGCGGAGAACATTAAAATTTTAGATAAAATGCCCGTTCAATTCAAATGTGATTGCTCCAAAGAAAAATTTGCCTCTGCAATTATTACATTGGGGGTCAAAGAGATTGATTCGATGATAAAAGAAGATCACGGGGCAGAAGCAGTTTGTCATTTTTGTGGCAATAAGTACTTATATACAGAGAAAGAACTAGAAGATTTGAAACAAGAAATAATAAAGGGGTAG
- the tilS gene encoding tRNA lysidine(34) synthetase TilS — protein MNIEQFFYQSFQKERLENQTILLAVSGGVDSMVLLNLFEKCSSESSLKFGVAHVNHGLRKESNQEEVFLRDYCQIRGIPFFSTRWEEGATISTNVEARARAFRYQFFLELLNNENYDCLVTAHHADDQAETVLMRLIKGGFLQNLRGIKSERAFGGYKLIRPFLHFSKSEIKQYAKENQLMWFEDATNLQADYFRNRIRQEVVPLMKKENPQFLTQVAHLAEQINEANDLIGEVVATHFSAVFEQAEEDVWEIRLAEFRQCSKSLQYYLLYELFQKQGLLRKAKLNFVTIKQVQTLLLGDEGKKVLHLSHGFRLVKSYQTAQLRQQKVEEDSLSQSPVFLNENQWHKLSSNEAMGLFIEQESIALPEELKRWTQQDSCVISSEIPLPLCVRKRQPGDKMVIDARGHTKKIRRIFIDQKIEATLRLQSWVVTDYLDKILWLVPFRKSYLSIEKETDKIHYRLIYFKNE, from the coding sequence ATGAATATTGAGCAATTTTTTTATCAATCATTTCAGAAAGAACGACTGGAAAATCAAACGATTTTACTAGCTGTTTCTGGTGGAGTTGATTCCATGGTATTGCTGAATTTGTTTGAAAAATGTTCTAGTGAATCTTCTTTGAAATTTGGCGTGGCACATGTAAATCATGGGCTTAGAAAAGAGTCAAATCAAGAAGAGGTTTTTTTGCGTGATTATTGTCAGATAAGAGGAATTCCTTTTTTTTCTACCCGTTGGGAGGAAGGAGCTACAATTAGCACGAACGTTGAGGCACGTGCACGAGCGTTTCGTTATCAATTTTTCCTAGAGCTTTTAAATAATGAAAATTATGACTGCTTAGTCACTGCACATCATGCAGATGATCAAGCAGAAACGGTTCTTATGCGGCTGATCAAGGGTGGCTTTTTACAAAATTTGCGTGGCATAAAGTCAGAAAGAGCATTTGGTGGATACAAGCTAATTCGTCCATTTTTACATTTTTCAAAAAGTGAAATAAAACAATATGCTAAGGAAAATCAATTAATGTGGTTTGAAGATGCGACCAATTTGCAAGCAGATTATTTTAGAAATCGTATCAGGCAAGAAGTGGTCCCCCTTATGAAAAAAGAAAATCCTCAATTTTTGACGCAAGTAGCTCATTTAGCTGAACAAATAAATGAGGCCAATGATTTGATTGGTGAGGTGGTAGCCACCCACTTCTCAGCAGTTTTTGAGCAAGCAGAAGAGGATGTCTGGGAGATTCGCTTAGCAGAATTCCGACAATGTTCCAAAAGCTTACAATACTATTTACTTTATGAATTATTTCAAAAACAAGGCTTACTTCGAAAAGCTAAATTAAACTTTGTTACAATAAAGCAGGTTCAAACATTACTACTCGGAGATGAAGGGAAGAAAGTGTTGCATCTAAGTCATGGCTTTCGACTTGTCAAAAGTTACCAAACGGCGCAATTAAGGCAGCAAAAGGTCGAAGAAGACTCACTATCTCAGTCTCCGGTTTTTCTAAATGAAAATCAATGGCACAAACTTTCCTCGAATGAGGCGATGGGCTTATTTATAGAGCAGGAGTCAATTGCGTTGCCAGAAGAATTAAAAAGATGGACGCAACAAGACAGCTGTGTGATTTCTAGTGAAATCCCCTTGCCACTTTGTGTTCGTAAACGTCAACCTGGGGACAAAATGGTAATCGATGCGCGGGGACATACTAAGAAAATTAGGCGTATTTTCATTGATCAAAAAATCGAAGCTACACTTCGCTTACAGTCTTGGGTTGTAACAGATTATTTAGACAAAATTTTGTGGTTAGTCCCTTTTCGTAAATCCTATTTGAGTATTGAGAAAGAAACTGATAAAATACATTACAGACTCATTTATTTTAAAAATGAGTAA
- the ftsH gene encoding ATP-dependent zinc metalloprotease FtsH, with amino-acid sequence MKKQNNGMKSGLYYVLAVLAMVLVVYFVFGPNNTQSPDITYSKFSEQLKEGKVKGFSVQPSNGAYTISGEYNSKQKVKSDGLSILGSTEITTTKFTTIVLPNDSTLAEVNALAKESKTDVTIKPESNSGLWISLIASFLPIVILVFFFYMMMGQGGQGGGNGRVMNFGKSKAKEADKKANKIRFSDVAGAEEEKQELVEVVEFLKDPRRFLEIGARIPAGVLLEGPPGTGKTLLAKAVAGEAGVPFYSISGSDFVEMFVGVGASRVRDLFETAKKNAPSIIFIDEIDAVGRQRGAGMGGGHDEREQTLNQMLVEMDGFSGNEGVIVIAATNRSDVLDPALLRPGRFDRQILVGRPDVKGREAILKVHARNKPLADDVDLKVVAQQTPGFAGADLENVLNEAALVAARRNKKKIDASDIDEAEDRVIAGPAKKDRVVSQKERKMVAYHEAGHTICGLVLSDARVVHKVTIVPRGRAGGYMIALPKEDRFLMTKDEMFQQIVGLLGGRTAEEVIFDVQSTGASNDFEQATAMARSMVTEYGMSDKLGPVQYEGNHQVFVGRDYGQTKAYSEQVAYQIDEEVRAILNKAHAKAREIIEEYHEKHQLIAEKLLEFETLDARSIKSLFETGEMPKDVTENQFPSEKAATFEEAKRAADERDAQKQAEEKQEEAKETKENSDSKETPTE; translated from the coding sequence ATGAAAAAACAGAATAATGGAATGAAGAGCGGTCTTTACTATGTGCTAGCAGTCTTAGCCATGGTGCTAGTTGTCTACTTCGTTTTTGGACCAAATAATACACAATCACCAGACATTACTTACTCTAAATTTAGTGAGCAATTAAAAGAAGGGAAAGTGAAAGGGTTTAGTGTTCAACCTTCAAATGGTGCGTATACAATTAGTGGTGAATACAATTCAAAACAAAAAGTGAAAAGTGATGGACTTTCTATTTTAGGTAGTACAGAAATCACTACGACAAAATTTACGACAATTGTTTTACCCAATGATTCTACCCTTGCCGAAGTGAATGCGTTGGCCAAAGAAAGCAAAACAGATGTCACAATTAAGCCGGAGTCTAATAGTGGACTATGGATTTCGCTAATAGCTAGTTTTCTCCCAATTGTGATTTTAGTTTTCTTCTTTTATATGATGATGGGCCAAGGTGGTCAAGGTGGCGGTAATGGCCGTGTGATGAACTTTGGAAAATCAAAAGCAAAAGAAGCAGATAAAAAAGCAAATAAAATTCGTTTTTCCGATGTAGCAGGTGCAGAAGAAGAAAAACAAGAATTAGTAGAAGTGGTAGAGTTCCTAAAAGATCCACGTCGTTTCTTAGAGATAGGGGCGCGCATTCCAGCAGGTGTGCTACTAGAGGGTCCTCCAGGGACTGGGAAAACATTGCTTGCAAAAGCCGTTGCTGGTGAAGCGGGTGTGCCTTTTTATTCCATCTCAGGTTCTGACTTTGTAGAGATGTTTGTCGGTGTTGGGGCAAGCCGTGTTCGTGACTTGTTTGAAACAGCTAAGAAAAATGCACCTTCTATTATCTTTATTGATGAGATTGATGCGGTTGGACGCCAACGTGGTGCTGGTATGGGTGGTGGACACGATGAACGTGAACAAACCCTTAACCAAATGCTAGTAGAAATGGACGGATTTAGCGGAAATGAAGGAGTTATTGTCATTGCTGCAACGAACCGTTCTGATGTATTAGATCCAGCGTTACTTCGTCCAGGTCGTTTTGATCGTCAAATTCTTGTGGGACGTCCAGATGTTAAAGGACGTGAAGCCATTTTGAAAGTACATGCTAGAAATAAACCATTAGCAGACGATGTTGATTTAAAAGTGGTTGCACAACAAACACCAGGGTTTGCTGGAGCGGACTTAGAAAATGTTTTAAATGAAGCAGCGTTAGTGGCTGCTCGTCGGAACAAGAAAAAGATTGATGCTTCTGATATTGATGAAGCAGAAGACCGTGTGATTGCAGGTCCAGCTAAGAAAGATCGTGTTGTCAGTCAAAAAGAACGCAAAATGGTTGCTTATCATGAAGCGGGGCATACAATCTGTGGTTTGGTGCTAAGCGATGCGCGTGTTGTTCACAAAGTAACAATTGTTCCTCGTGGACGTGCTGGCGGATACATGATTGCCTTGCCCAAAGAGGATCGCTTCTTGATGACAAAAGACGAGATGTTCCAACAAATCGTTGGCTTGCTTGGTGGACGTACTGCTGAAGAAGTAATCTTTGATGTGCAGTCTACAGGAGCAAGTAATGATTTTGAGCAAGCAACAGCAATGGCGCGTAGTATGGTGACAGAGTACGGGATGAGTGACAAATTAGGACCGGTTCAGTATGAAGGAAACCATCAAGTATTTGTCGGTAGAGATTATGGACAAACAAAAGCTTATTCTGAACAAGTTGCTTATCAAATTGACGAAGAAGTTCGGGCAATTCTAAACAAAGCTCACGCAAAAGCGCGTGAAATTATTGAAGAATATCACGAAAAACATCAATTAATTGCAGAAAAATTACTAGAATTTGAGACATTAGATGCACGCAGTATTAAATCATTGTTTGAAACTGGAGAAATGCCAAAAGATGTAACAGAAAATCAATTCCCTAGCGAAAAAGCTGCTACTTTTGAAGAAGCGAAAAGAGCTGCGGATGAACGTGATGCTCAAAAGCAAGCAGAAGAAAAACAAGAAGAAGCAAAAGAAACAAAAGAAAACTCAGATAGCAAGGAAACACCTACAGAATAA
- a CDS encoding RNA-binding S4 domain-containing protein: MRLDKYLKVSRIIKRRTVAKEVADKGRIQINGQLAKSSTDVKVGDHLKIVFGNKVLEVEVTQLQESTKKEDAKDMYKIIQETRDASFEKLG, from the coding sequence ATGAGATTAGATAAATATTTAAAAGTGTCAAGAATTATCAAACGTCGGACTGTAGCAAAAGAAGTGGCAGATAAAGGTAGAATTCAGATCAATGGGCAGTTAGCAAAATCATCTACTGATGTCAAAGTAGGGGATCATTTGAAAATTGTTTTTGGCAACAAAGTGCTAGAAGTCGAAGTGACACAGCTACAAGAATCTACCAAAAAAGAAGATGCAAAGGATATGTATAAAATTATCCAAGAAACTCGGGATGCTTCCTTTGAAAAATTGGGTTAG
- a CDS encoding FtsB family cell division protein — MKLARKNVSNIASLDNHYTKKQMKHFQKTQKQLVFRRRRLSLLFVIAAIFLLVSSINIYKNYRELQTLKAEKQTVLKQQKTSAAQKKELTDEVNLLKDTSYVEKLARSKYYLSKDGEKVYNYPQGNETESSK, encoded by the coding sequence ATGAAGTTAGCAAGAAAAAATGTTTCGAATATTGCTTCTCTGGACAATCATTATACAAAAAAACAAATGAAGCATTTTCAAAAAACGCAGAAACAACTTGTCTTTCGTCGTCGTAGACTGTCCTTGCTTTTTGTTATTGCGGCAATTTTTTTGTTAGTGTCAAGTATTAATATCTATAAAAATTACAGAGAGTTGCAAACTTTAAAAGCAGAAAAACAGACTGTTTTAAAACAACAGAAGACTTCTGCAGCGCAAAAAAAAGAGTTGACGGACGAAGTAAATTTACTGAAAGATACATCATATGTTGAAAAATTAGCAAGAAGTAAATACTATCTGTCAAAAGATGGAGAAAAAGTGTATAATTATCCTCAAGGAAATGAAACCGAATCTAGTAAGTAG
- the lysS gene encoding lysine--tRNA ligase, with protein sequence MNDQLRVRREKMAHLKEEGIDPFGMRFERSHDSQELHDAYDQYTKEELAEKKLTATVAGRMMTKRGKGKVGFAHLQDREGQIQIYVRKDTVGEEAYAIFKQADLGDFIGVSGDVMKTDTGEVTIKPTSLVLLSKALRPLPDKYHGLTNIEQRYRQRYLDLISNKDSFDSFVKRSEIIKEIRNYLNNHGYLEVETPTLHNMAGGAAARPFITHHNALDMDLYLRIALELHLKRLIVGGMEKVYEIGRVFRNEGIDTTHNPEFTMLEVYTAYTDYQDVMDLTEGIITTAAKNVLGETTVPYGEVEVNLGSPWRRVHMVDAIKEETGVDFWRVMTDEEAREIAKEHHVSVENHMQVGHVINEFFEHFVEETLIQPTFVYGHPVEISPLAKKNKEDERFTDRFELFIVGKEYANAFTELNDPIDQRERFEAQAKEKELGNDEAHGIDEDFIEALEYGMPPTGGLGIGVDRLVMLLTNSQSIRDVLLFPTMK encoded by the coding sequence ATGAATGATCAATTACGCGTGAGAAGAGAGAAAATGGCTCACCTTAAAGAAGAAGGAATTGATCCATTTGGTATGCGCTTTGAACGTTCACATGATTCTCAAGAACTTCACGATGCGTACGACCAGTACACGAAGGAGGAGCTTGCTGAGAAAAAACTAACAGCGACAGTCGCAGGAAGAATGATGACGAAACGTGGGAAAGGAAAAGTAGGTTTTGCTCACTTACAAGATAGAGAAGGGCAGATCCAAATCTATGTACGTAAAGATACGGTTGGAGAAGAAGCTTATGCAATCTTCAAGCAGGCTGATTTAGGTGATTTTATCGGAGTGTCTGGCGATGTAATGAAGACTGATACTGGTGAAGTAACGATTAAACCAACTAGTCTTGTGTTGCTATCCAAAGCTTTACGTCCGCTTCCAGACAAGTATCATGGATTAACTAATATTGAACAACGCTATCGTCAAAGATATTTAGATTTGATTAGTAATAAGGATAGTTTCGATAGTTTTGTAAAAAGAAGTGAAATTATCAAGGAAATTCGCAATTATTTGAATAATCACGGCTATTTAGAAGTAGAGACACCAACGCTTCATAATATGGCTGGTGGTGCAGCAGCACGGCCGTTTATTACACACCATAACGCATTAGATATGGACTTATATCTACGTATTGCACTAGAGCTACATTTAAAACGGCTCATTGTTGGTGGAATGGAAAAAGTTTACGAAATTGGGCGTGTTTTCCGTAATGAGGGTATCGATACAACACATAACCCAGAGTTTACTATGCTAGAAGTTTATACTGCATATACGGATTACCAAGATGTTATGGACTTGACAGAGGGAATCATCACAACTGCTGCCAAAAATGTGTTGGGTGAGACAACTGTTCCTTATGGTGAGGTGGAAGTAAATCTAGGTTCGCCTTGGCGCCGTGTCCATATGGTTGATGCTATTAAAGAAGAAACCGGGGTTGATTTTTGGCGTGTGATGACTGACGAAGAGGCACGTGAAATTGCAAAAGAACACCATGTTTCAGTAGAAAATCACATGCAAGTCGGACATGTAATCAATGAATTTTTCGAGCATTTTGTCGAGGAAACTCTAATTCAGCCAACTTTTGTCTACGGTCATCCAGTTGAAATATCGCCATTGGCTAAGAAAAATAAAGAAGACGAACGTTTTACTGATCGTTTTGAATTATTTATTGTAGGAAAAGAATATGCAAATGCGTTTACTGAGTTAAATGATCCTATTGATCAAAGAGAACGATTTGAAGCGCAGGCTAAAGAAAAAGAATTAGGGAATGATGAAGCTCACGGTATCGATGAAGACTTCATTGAAGCATTAGAATACGGTATGCCACCAACAGGAGGGCTAGGAATTGGGGTTGATCGCTTGGTAATGCTATTGACCAACTCACAATCTATAAGAGATGTATTACTTTTTCCAACAATGAAATAA